The Hydra vulgaris chromosome 11, alternate assembly HydraT2T_AEP genome contains a region encoding:
- the LOC136086777 gene encoding uncharacterized protein LOC136086777 has product MNISPLKMHAGNSHSRVARGIKKLVLVQKTVKLGIARTLNIDPEELSQEDSFNILSKEVKGKANDMDILIRKIKEKMLISNHNQKIQLLTPVPISWSHKDIEKEFNVTNYMVQISRKLLQKNGILSFPKKKKGKKTPQESVNKIIEFYCSDENSRLISGKKDFVSIARRSHMQKRLILSNLKELYAKFKTCYPDIKTCFSNFCSHRPKWCITVGASGTHTVCVCTYHQNVKLMINAVELSKDYHELIDMLVCSRANKNCMIHRCLMCPEDSALVYYLENELYSQDDIDEDDDYCIDYKQ; this is encoded by the coding sequence ATGAACATAAGTCCTCTCAAAATGCATGCAGGAAATAGTCACTCTAGAGTTGCTCGTGGCATAAAAAAATTGGTACTTGTtcaaaaaacagtaaagttaGGCATTGCAAGGACTTTAAATATAGATCCTGAAGAGTTAAGCCAAGAAGATTCCTTCAATATATTATCTAAGGAAGTCAAAGGTAAAGCAAATGACATGGATATacttattagaaaaatcaaagaaaaaatgttaatttccAATCATAATCAGAAAATTCAACTACTAACACCGGTTCCAATTTCTTGGTCTCACAAAGatatagaaaaagaatttaatgttaCTAATTACATGGTGCAGATATCACGCAAATTGCTGCAGAAAAATGGTATTTtatcttttcctaaaaaaaaaaaaggaaagaaaacaCCACAAGaatcagtaaataaaattattgaattttattgtaGTGATGAAAATAGCAGACTAATTTctggtaaaaaagattttgttagtATAGCTCGAAGATCTCACATGCAAAAGCGTTTGATTCTCTCAAATCTAAAAGAGCTATATGCAAAGTTTAAAACCTGTTATCCAGATATAAAGACTTGTTTTTCTAACTTTTGCTCACATCGTCCAAAATGGTGCATTACAGTAGGAGCATCTGGTACGCATACAGTATGTGTGTGCACCTACCATCAAAATGTTAAGTTAATGATTAATGCAGTTGAATTATCAAAGGATTATCACGAACTTATTGATATGCTTGTTTGTAGTAGGGCTAACAAGAATTGCATGATACATCGTTGCCTTATGTGCCCAGAAGATTCTGCATTAGTATATTATCTTGAAAATGAGTTATACTCTCAAGACGAtattgatgaagatgatgattatTGTATAGATTATAAACAATAG